The stretch of DNA aTGATACAGACCCGGGTTTATTCCCTGGCTGTGCCACAACCAGCCGTGGCCGgaagtcccataggacggtgcacaaatgacctagcatcgtccgggttacgtaagggtttggccgggggggctttacttggctcatcgcgccctagcaactccttgtggcgggccgggtgcctgcaggctgaccccggtcgccagatgaacggtgtttcctccaacacattggtgcggctggctggcgggtgttaagaagcgcggttaggcgggtcatgtttcggaggacgcatgactccacttttgcctctcccgagcACTTTGGGGAgtggcagcgatgagacaagatcgaaattgcaAAGAAAAAARgcaaaatacaatatatatatatttccactttGCTTCAGAAATGTTCCTTAATCTCTAACACTGGATGAATAAACGGGACTCATACTTGGTTATATGGGATTGCTCTGTACTtacttgtggtggtggtgttactctgtgttgtggtTGGTTGGTTAACAGTGATATGAACAGGCATCTGTAGATCTCCAACTGCACACCAGTACCAGCCAGTGTTCTTAATTTTTAGTTGACTCATCGTTACGATCATGACTTTTTCTCCATTGGCAAGAATCCGCTTTAATTCTACTGATGCTCCATCTAAATTCCCAACACTCCTCTCCACGCAAGAGCCACCCAGCCTGCACCAGCAGAAATCTCCAGAGTTACGATAGTTACAATTGACAGTGACACTCTGTCCTTCAACTCCAGTCACATGTTGCTGGTCCACATAGAGTCCTGCAGTACCTGCACAATGAATGGATTTGAAGGGTCAACATTTGTGTGAATGTCAAATAATCCCCATACAGAGTACATGTTCGGTCATTTTAAAAAGGTAAATCTAGATCAGAAAACACAAATGGTTTAAACAGAATTATGAGGCCAGATGCTCATCTAAACTAACCAATTTCACAtggtattgtcacgttcctgacctgttttctcttgttttgtatgtgtttagttggtcaggacgtgagctgggtgggaattctatgttgtgtgtctagtttgtctgtttctatgtcagcctagtgtgggttctcaatcagaggcagatggtagtcgttgtctctgattgagactcatatataggaggcttgttttgtgttgggattttgtgggtgtttgtttcctgtctctgtgtttgttctgcaccagataggactgtctcggttttcacggtttgttattttgttatttgttaagtgttcacggttattgtttaattaaacatgttgagcactggctacgctgcattttggtcctctccttcatcccaagaagaaaaccgttacaggtaTTACTAAACTCAGTAGATGGTATTTTAATGATCAGAAAGGTAAGGATCTCACCTGTGGCAACTGACAGATATAGATATGTGGTGTCACCTTTCTCCACAGCACACCAGAAATATCCAGAGACCCCTAGTTGCAGATTCTTCATGGTCACAGTGAAGACTCTTGTAGTAACATTATCAGCGATGGACAACCAATTAGATGCACTCTGAGAGTCAGTACGTATTAGAGTAgagcaaaaattgaaaaaatatccACTACACCAGTATTTCACATGTTTTTCAGAGCCATGATGATAGAGACATGGGATGGTGATGGAGCCTCCTTCACGTACAGACACATGACTCACTGTGGACACACCGTGAATACCTGTAGACASAACAGAAAATACATATATAGATACTTTCATTTTACCCAACTGCTCAAGAGTCCCACCAGATGATCAGCCAAACCACTTGACATAATGTATACATTTGTGACCTCTGGAGAGAAATGAGTGATACTGTCGTTGTCACACTAAGTGTTTGTGACACCAGAGAAGACTGAGACATGTTAGTGCTGTTGTCGTCACACCGAAATCCAGCCACGAGAACATAACACTTTGACCATTAAACTCATATTTAGCTTTGACACCCCTAAACTATGGAGACAATCTCTAGTTTCAATCAGATACAATTTGAAGTTAATGAAATAGTTATGATATACTGTAACTTTGACTGGATGGTCGTTCTGATATCTACTGTAGTACAATGTTGAAAAAAGAAAYGTGTGCAAAATATGTTACTTACACTTTTGTTATTAGGTAAAAAATATCCCTATTTTTTTCAAATTGATAGAGATGGGAGCTTTTTCTTTTCTATTTCAAGAGTTTGATGATATCTTGGGCCATGCCAAAGATGAAAAGTGGATCACTAAGCAAGAATATTACTTTATTTTCCCTGCCCACCCCAGGTTGGCATGCTATTACATGTTACCAAAGGTTAACAAGGATCCTCATAACCCTCCTGGAAGGCCCATCAGCaacaataataaaacaatatattACAAGTACACTAACGTAtacttggggtggcaggtagcctagtggttagagcgttgggccagtaactgaaaggttgctagatcgaatccgagctgacaaggtaaaaatctgtccttctgcccctgaacaaagcagtttattttatttaaccaggcaagactgttcctaggccgtcattgtaaataagaatttgttccgtcttgcctggttaaataaaataaataatactacaCATTcaaataacatacagttgaagtcagaagtttacatacacttaggttgtagtcattaaaactcgtttatcaaccactccacacattttggcaagttttggcaagtcggttacaacatctactttgtgcatgacacaagtcatttttccaacaattattaccagacagattatttcccttataattcaRtgtatcacaattccaatggttcagaagtttacatacactaagttgactgtgcctttaaacagcttggaaaattccagaaaatgatgtcatggctttagaagcttctgataggctaattgacatcatttgagtcaatttgaggtgtacctgttgacgtatttcaaggcctaccttcaaactcagtgcctcctgcttgacatcatgggaaaatctaaagaaatcagccaaaacctcagataaaaaattgtggacctccacaagtgtggttcatccttgggagcaatttccaaaagcctgaaggtaccacgttcatctggacaaacaataggatgcaagtataaacaccatgggaccccgcagccgtcatactgctcaggaaggagacgcgttctgtctcctagagatggacatactttggtgcgaaaagtgcaagtcaatcccagaacaacagcaaaggaccttgtgaagatgctggaggaaacaggtacaaaagtgtctttatccacagtaaaacgagtcctatattgacatatcctgaaaggccgctcagcaaggaagaagcgacttctccaaaaccaccataaaaaagccagactatggtttgcaactgcacatggggacaaagatcgtactttttggagaaatgtcctctggtctgatgaaacaaaaatagaactgtttggccataatgaccattcttatgtttggaggagaaaggaggaggcttgcaagccgaagaacaccatcccaaccgtgaaacacgtgggtggcagcatcatgttgtgggggtgctttgctgcaggagggactggtgcacttcacaaaatagatggcatcatgaggaaagaaaattatgtgtatatattgaagcaacatctcaagacatcagtcaggaagttaaagcttggtcgcaaatgggtcttccaaatggacaatgaccccaagcatacttccaaaggtttggcaaaatggcttaaggacaacaaagtcaggctacccgaaatgtttgacccaagttaaacaatttaaaggcaaagctaccaaatactaattgagtgtatgtaaacttctgacccactgagaatgtgatgaaagaaataaaagcttaaataaattattctttctactattattctgacatttcacattcttaaaataaagtggtgatcctaactgacctaaaacagggcatttttactgggattaaatgtcaggaattgtgaaaaactgagtttaaatgaatttggctatggtgtatgtaaacttccgacttcaactgtacttcaaATATGTAGTGTACTTTTCTAGGATATCTTAAGTATACTATAAATATACTATCATTACACTTCACCCTTAAAGTACACTttttaaattcattgttttttcaGTCTTGCAGTATACAGCaggtgggtggcaggtagccttgtggttaggagtgttgggccagtaactgaaaggttgctggttcaaatccctgagctgactaagtgaaacatctgttgatgtgcccttgagcaaggcacataaccctaattgctccagggttgctgtCAATAATAGCTGATCCCTGGCACTGAACCCACTCTAAGGGGTAGTGGGATAttcacaaaataatttacaattcactcttgtacatgtgtgaaataggacaaatttcAGCACCCACCTAATTATCTTATCAATATACTATCAACCTTCAATACACCTTTTAAAAGTGTAATTTAAAtgcattgtattttattttttaagtataCTATATGTTCACTATCATTACACTTAAACATACTCATTAAAAGTTTACTTCAATTTCATATGCTTTAATTGTAATTGAGTTTATTCATTCAAAATACACTTGGAGTTGTTTTTAAGTTGaggcataatttttttttattgaactctGCTTCTGAGTTATAAagtactataagggcacaaggcgagacccagatgtagacacgGGAGgtagatggtttgagtctttgatatttattaataatccaaaagggataggcaagagaatggtcgtggacaggcaagaGGTCAAAACTAGTTCAGActccaggaggtacagtgtggcaggcaagctcgaggtcagggcaggcagagtggtcaggcaggtgtgtacagagtccagaaaacagcaagggtcaaaaccgggaggactagcaaaagagaatagaaaaggcaggagcacgggaaaaccATGcaggttgacttggaacatacaagacgaactggaacagacagacagaaaccacaggtttaaatacccaggggataatggggaagatggtgaCACTTGGAGGGGGtggcacaaggacaggtgaaacagatcagggtgtgacaagtacATTATAAGTATAGTTTCAGTGCCAATGATGAGTTTTGAAGTACTTTCTGAATTCCTGTTCGGGAGAGTGCAGAGAAAGTTGACAATGATAATGACTGTTTATTCCACATAAGCGAACATGACTAgcttgtcaggttttggccaggactgttcaggttttggtcactagatgtccccattgcaccttttttgtacctttttgtttttccttgctctaattattgtttgcacctgtgtgtcgttcccttgttagtatttaaaccctgtgtgttcctcagttctttgctcagtgtttgtatgttagcacccagccccagccttgttgtaacatatatttctcttattggattttccagaggttctctggtttagtgcttgtgtatttttgagtagtcttttgaggtttgtttttccctgctgtttttaccactttgtggagtttctttgtatttttggaggatatccattttgtgcctcttggctttatttgtggacgtggtggatttatattctttgcctgaagatcttgtccttttattaaaccaccatctctagtactgctgagtctgcctcatcttctgggttctgccgactattagtgactgtttctctcaccgggtcctgacatagCTGAGGAATATGCTTCCTGAGAGTATACTTTCTCAAgagaatatacttaagtatactttcaaaaaagtatatttaactTAAATGTCCACAAAATATATTTGAAGTATACtttcaaaaacacttttttaCCCAGTATCCCTTTCTGCAGCTGAAATKTTTATTTATAATGCAACTGTTTTGATCTTCATTTTCCAACTGAACAATGCCGTACTTTTAATTAcacattacaaaaaaaacatattgagATACTAAAGTGTGAAATGCCACTGGTGCACAGTTAGTCTGGCCCAGgactgtgaaggtgaacggaaaggctctggagcaacgaaccgcccttgctgtctctgcctggccggttcccctatctccactgggattctcttcctctaaccctattacaggggctgagtaactggcttactggtgctctttcatgccgtccctaggaggagtgcgtcacttgagtgggttgagtcactgatgtgatcttcctgtctgggttggctgtggtggagatctttgtgggctatactcggccttgtctcaggatggtaagttggtgaagATTTCCCTCCAgtggtgtgagggctgtgctttggcaaagtgggtggggttatatccttcctgtttggccctgtccgggggtatcatcggatggggccacagtgtctcctgacccctcctgtctcagcctccagtatttatgctgcattagtttgtgtcggggggctagggtcagtttgttatatctggagcacttcacctgtcttatccggtgtcctgtgtgaatttaagtatgctctctctaattctctctttctctctttctttctctctctcggaggacctgagcccaggaccatgcctcaggactacctggcatgatgactctttgctgtccccagtccacctggccgtgctgctgctccagtttcaactgttctgcctgcggctatggaaccctgacctgttcaccggacgtgctacctgtcccagacctgctattttcaactctctagagacagcaggagcggtagagatactctgaatgatcggctatgaaaagccaactgacatttactcctgaggtgctgacttgctgcactctcgacaactactgtgattattattatttgaccatgcttgtgtcatttatgaacatttgaacatcttggccatgttctgttataatctccacccggcacagccagaagaggactggccacccctcatagcctggttcctctctaggtttcttcctaggttttggcctttctagggagtttttcctagccaccgtgcttctacacctgcattccttgctgtttggggttttaggctgggtttctttacagcactttgagatatcagctgatgtaagaagggctatataaataatttagatttgatttgatgtaaacctgctccagagcgctcaggacctcagactggggcgaagtttcacctaccaacagaacaacgaccctaagcacacagccaagacaatgcaggagtggcttcgggacaagtctctgaatgtccttgaatggcccagccaaagcccagacttgaactcgattgaacatctctggagagacctgaaaatagctgtgcagcgacactccccatccaaccttacagagcttgggagaaactccccaaatacaggtgtaccaagcttgtagcgtcatacccaaaaagacttgaggctgtaatcgctgcgaaggtgcttcagcaaagtactgagtagtgtctgaatgcttatgaaaaagttatatttcagttttttttttttatacatttgcaaaaattctggGGTATTGAATGTAGATTGATGATAGGGGAAAAAgcaatttattcaattttagaataagaatgtaacataacaaaatgtggaaaaagtcaaggaatttccgaatgcactacaCCTGTCTGTCTACCCCTATTCTTTGTCACCCT from Salvelinus sp. IW2-2015 linkage group LG25, ASM291031v2, whole genome shotgun sequence encodes:
- the LOC111951863 gene encoding polymeric immunoglobulin receptor-like codes for the protein MAPYLLLVLHTLFFLTGLSGIHGVSTVSHVSVREGGSITIPCLYHHGSEKHVKYWCSGYFFNFCSTLIRTDSQSASNWLSIADNVTTRVFTVTMKNLQLGVSGYFWCAVEKGDTTYLYLSVATGTAGLYVDQQHVTGVEGQSVTVNCNYRNSGDFCWCRLGGSCVERSVGNLDGASVELKRILANGEKVMIVTMSQLKIKNTGWYWCAVGDLQMPVHITVNQPTTTQSNTTTTNQNNGGTDEKRQERIQSLLVVLLIPLSLLVVVIAVTLLTWNMLRKHEDKKAKDQPANTXVQSADSEQNITYSTVSHIRGSTQQGLNPESHGDLYSTVIPKQHRTAQRAAEPGDVVYSTMAQHQR